A single Hippopotamus amphibius kiboko isolate mHipAmp2 chromosome 5, mHipAmp2.hap2, whole genome shotgun sequence DNA region contains:
- the FGFBP3 gene encoding fibroblast growth factor-binding protein 3 has translation MSALRLRASSSLLLLLLLGGCLLEVAGRNQGAAGSAAKSAPGPAGGSSGRFLSPERHACSWQLLPPVPGPAAGSELALRCQGPDGARQQCAYRGEPGRCAVYTARRSHYWKQVLGGLRRKRRPCQDPAPLKARLCAGKKGHGAELRLVSHASPFVSPTAAGVPRDAKPRARSRGQPREPGPGPAAGAPAPPSAAPKGKPSEKTKGGKRKAAWDPDEKRPLGTRSDPDGLDENSKLTETYCAEKWHSLCNFFVNFWNG, from the coding sequence ATGAGTGCTCTGAGGCTGCGAGCGTCGTCCTCGCtactgctgctgttgctgctgggcGGCTGCCTCCTCGAGGTCGCAGGGAGAAACCAGGGGGCGGCCGGCAGCGCGGCCAAGTCTGCCCCGGGCCCCGCGGGCGGCTCCTCCGGCCGCTTCCTCAGCCCCGAGCGGCACGCGTGCAGCTGGCAGCTCCTGCCGCCCGtcccagggcccgcggcgggcaGCGAGCTGGCGCTGCGCTGCCAGGGCCCGGACGGGGCGCGCCAGCAGTGCGCCTACCGCGGGGAGCCCGGGCGCTGCGCGGTCTACACCGCCCGCCGCTCGCACTACTGGAAGCAGGTGCTTGGCGGGCTGCGCAGGAAGCGGCGGCCCTGCCAGGACCCGGCGCCGCTCAAGGCCCGCCTGTGCGCCGGCAAGAAGGGCCACGGCGCGGAGCTGCGCCTGGTGTCCCACGCGTCCCCATTCGTCAGCCCCACGGCGGCGGGCGTCCCCCGGGATGCCAAGCCCCGGGCCAGGAGCCGGGGACAGCCCCGAGAGCccgggcccggccccgccgcaGGGGCCCCGGCTCCCCCGAGCGCGGCGCCCAAAGGGAAGCCCTCTGAGAAGACCAAAGGCGGCAAGAGGAAGGCGGCCTGGGACCCGGACGAGAAGAGACCCCTGGGGACCCGGTCCGATCCCGATGGGCTGGACGAGAACTCGAAGCTCACGGAGACCTACTGCGCAGAGAAGTGGCATTCCCTCTGCAACTTCTTTGTCAATTTCTGGAATGGCTGA